CAGGCGTCGCGGAAGTGACCGCGCCACCGACGGTGACGCCGTCCACAACCCGCTGACCCGGCCCGCTGCCGCCTCCCCCGTCCTGCGCTACCCGCGTACGTTGTCGTCGGCGGGCGTGGGCAGTAGGACGCCGGGGTTGAGCACACCGGCCGGGTCCAGAGCGGACTTGATCCGACGCAGGACGTCGATCTCCTCGGCGGAGCGGGAGAGTGACAGCCACTCCGCCTTCGCCCGGCCCACCCCGTGCTCCGAGCTGATGCTGCCGCGCCGCTGCGCGACCTGCCGCAGCACCACGTCCGTGACCTGCTCGGCGTGCTCGCCCGCGTCCAGCACGTTCACGTGCAGGTTGCCCTCGCCGAGGTGGCCGAAGAGAATCGTCCGGGCGCCCGGGGCGACCGCTTCGACGGTCTCGGACAGGACCGCGACCAGTCCGGACAACTCCCGCAGGGGTACGCAGATGTCGAGCTTGGTCGGTACGCCGGCCGTGTTGATCGCCTCGGTGTGGGTCTCCCGGTACGCCCACAGCCGCGCCCGACCAGCCACGTCGGAGGCGACCGTGGCATCCTCGACCGCCGCACACTCGCCCAGCATGTCGAGCAACTCGTCGGTCGGGTCGGTGTGCCCGGCACACTCCAGCAGCACGTACGCCGGGTACTCGGCGTCGAAGGGTGCCGGCAGCCGGCCGTACGAGCGGACCAGTTCCATGCCCTCGGGGTAGCAGATCTCGGCGGCGGCGAGCGTGCTCAGGCGACCCCGTGCGGCGGCGAGCAGGGTGAGCGCGGCGTCGGTGCCGTCGACCGCCACCAGGGCGACCGCCCGTGCGGGCAGCAGCGGCACCAGGCGCAGCCGTACCCGGGTGATGATCGCGAGGGTGCCTTCGCTGCCGGCGAGCAACTGGGTCAGGTCGTACCCGGTGTTGTCCTTGGCGAGTCCGGCGAGCCGGGTGATCACGGTGCCGTCGGGCAGCACCGCCTCCAGGCCGGTGAGCTGGTCGCGCATGCTGCCGTAGCGCAGCACCCGGATGCCACCGGCGTTGGTCGCGACCATGCCGCCGATGGTCGCGGACGACCGGGCCGCCAGGTCGACACCGACGTCCAGCCCGGCCGGCCGGGCATGCGCCTGGAGTTTCTCCAGGGTGACTCCGGCGCCGACGGTGACCTGGCCCTCGATCTCGTCGACCGGCTCCAGGGCGGTCAGCCGGGTGAGGCTGACCAGCACCTCGCCTCCGGCCGGGACACCGCCGCCGACCAGCCCGGTGTTACCGCCCTGGACCACCATCGGTACGCCGGCCGTGGCGCAGGCCCGCACCACGGCGGCCACCTCGGCGGTGTCGGCCGGGCGGACCACGCAGCGGGCGCTGCCGGTGAACCGCCGGGTCCAGTCGGTCTCGTACGCGTCCCGCAGGTCCGGGTCGACCAGCAGGTGCGCCGTACCGACGATCGCCCGCAACTCCTCTTCGAGGTCGCTCACGACAGCTCCCGGAGGCGGATCGTCTGGCTCATCGCGCGCAGTTGCAGGACCACGTCCTCGGTGTAGCCGGCGCCGAGGTCGGTGAGCAGGTAGCCGTACTCGCCCCGGGTGGCGAGCAGTTGCCCCTCGATGTTGACCGCGTGCTCGGCCAGGATGCTGTTGACCTGGGCCAGTACGCCGGGCGTGTTGTGGTGGGTGTGCGCGATCCGGTGCGTTCCCGTCGCCTTGGGAAGTTGGATGGCAGGCAGGTTCACGCTCAGCGTGGTGTTGCCCTCGGTGACGAACTGGGCCAGCTTGTTCGCCACGAAGCCGCCGATGTCGGCCTGCGCCTCCTCAGTCGAGCCGCCGATGTGCGGGGTGAGGATGACGTTCGGCAGGCCGCGCAGCTCGGAGGTGAACTCGTCGCCGCGACCCTTGGGTTCGTTCGGGAAGACGTCGATGCCGGCGCCGGCCAGGTGCCCGCTGACCAGGTTGTCGCGGAGCGCCGCGTAGTCGATGACGAAGCCCCGGGAGAGGTTGAGGAAGAGGCTGCGCGGACGCATCCGGGCGAACTGCTCCTCGCCGAAGAAGCCGCTGTTACCCGGCCGGCCGTCGACGTGCAGGGTCACCGTCTCGGCGACCTCCAGCAGTTCGTTCAGGCTGTCACAGCGCTTCGCGTTGCCGAGGGCGAGTTTGTCGGCGGTGTCGTAGAAGTAGACCTGCATGCCGAGGTTCTCGGCGAGTACGGAGAGCTGGGCGCCGATGTTGCCGTACCCGACGATACCGAGGGTCCGGCCGCGGACCTCGTGGCTGCCGTTGGCGGCCTTGTCCCAGACGCCCGCGTGCATGCCGGCGTTCTTCTCGGGCAGCCGTCGGGCCAGCATGATGATCTCGGCCAGCGCCAGTTCGACCACGCTGCGGGTGTTGGAGAACGGAGCGTTGAAGGCGGCGATGCCGGCCGCGGACGCGGTGGCCAGGTCGATCTGGTCGGTGCCGATGCAGAAGGCACCGACTCCGACGAGCTGCGGTGCGGCGGCCAGCACCCGGGCGGTGACCTGGGTCTTGGAGCGGATGCCGAGCAGGTGCACGCCCTCGATCCGGGCGATCAGCTCGTCCTCGTCCAGCGCGTTACGCAGTGATTCGACGAGAAATCCCTCGGACTCCAGCCGGGTGACCGCGTCGGGGTGAATGTTCTCCAGCAGCAGGACGCGTGTCTTCCCCTGGTCGATCATGATCTTGTTCCGTCCGTTGCGGTCCGTTGCGTTGATCGGCGGCGAGCGCGCCATAGAGCCCGGCCAGAGGCCTAGGTTAGTCCAGCCCGGGACTGATCTTTCGGGTCCTCCGCTCCGTCCCGACCTTTGGGTCACCGACGTCCGGTTTTTCGATGCCGCCGGCGCCCTCGCGCCCGGCCGGGCCGGGTGTGGCCAGCGAAGGGACCCGGTGGCCGGTGGTCGAAGCGGAGGCGACACTCCGTACCGGCCCGATCCATGATGGACCGGCGCGCCGGAAGAAGGGCGTGAGCTGCCTATCATCGAGTCGTGTCCGGTGACCCGCCACCCGCCGCGCAGGTACCGGGGACCCGCGTGCCCGAACCGGCCGAGCGGGGACGGGCCGGGCACTTCATCGTCTGGGGCGACAACCCGCTCGCCCGCCGGCTGGTCGCCGAACTGATGGACACCTACCACGCCCCGGTCACGGTGATCGTCGGGTCGATGTCCGCCGGACAGGCGCCGGAGATCGCCGGGCTGCGCCCGGAGAACGACGACCCCGCGTTGCGCCCGGTCGTCGTCGTCGCGCCCCGACTCAACCAGGAGGTCCTCCGGTACGCCGGAGTCGATCGGGCCGCCGCCCTGGCGCTGGTCGGCCGGGACGACATCGACAACGTCGACGCCGCCATGATGGCGCGCGAGGTCAGTCCGACCGTCCGGATCGTGGTACGGATCTTCAACCCGATCCTCGGCGAAGGTGTCGCCGCGATGCTCGGCGACTGCGACGTACTCTCCGGTTCGGAGATCGCCGCCCCGGCATTCGTGGCGGCCGCGCTCGGCGACGACACGCCCCGCTACGTGCGGCTCCCGGACGAACTGCTGATGGCGGTCAACCGCGAACGGATCACCGATCCGGACGACATCCTCTGCGGGCTCGCGGTCACCGGCGGCGGAACCGACCCGGTCACGCTGCCGGAGCCCGACGACACGGCCGACCTCGTCCTCGCCCGGGTGACCGGACGCCGGCCACGGCCCGTTCCGCGTCGTCGCCGCCGCCCGTTGCGCACCACCCGGCTGCTGCTCGACCGCAAACTACGACTCGCCCTCGGCACGGTGGCCGGGCTCCTGCTCACCGGCACCCTGACCCTGAGTGTGCTGCGTGACCTCAGCTTCTGGCAGGCGGTCTACCTGACCGCCGTCACCACCCTCGGCGGGGCCGACGCAGACCTCGAGGGCTCCGCCGCCGAACAGGCGGTGCAACTCGTCCTGGTCCTCGCCGGGGTGGCGCTGATCCCGGCCGTCACCGTGCTGCTGGTCGGCCTGGTGGTCAACGTACGGCTGGCGCTCGCCGCCGGTGAACTCACCGAGCCGATCACGAACCACGTGGTCGTGGTCGGCCTCGGCAACATCGGCACCAGGGTGATCGAGGAACTGCACGCACTCGGGATCGGGGTCGTCGCGGTCGACCGGGCCGCCGACGCCCGGGGCGTCCAGGTCGCCCGGGACCTCGGCATCCCGGTGCTGGTCCGGAACGCCAACAGTGCCGAGACGCTGCGGGCGGCCTCGGTGCAGACGTGCCGGGCGCTGGTGGTCCTCTGTCGTGACGACGTGACCAACCTGGAGACCGCCCTGCTCGCCCGATCCGTGCACCGGGCCGCCCAGGAAGCGGCCGGGTCGACGAGCGCGGAGGGACGAGCGCCGCTACGGGTGGTGCTGCGCCTCTTCGACGAGGAGTTCGCCGGACGGATCAAACGCTCCTTCGGCATCGACATCTCCCGGAGCGTCTCCTACCTCGCCGCGCCGGCGTTCGCCGCCGCGCTGCTCGGTCGCGGGGTGATCGACACCGTCTCGGTGGGACGGCGGGTGCTGCTCATCGCCGAGATCCCGGTCGGCGCCGGTTCCGCGATCGAGGGCGAGTTCTGCCCCGAGATCAGCCGGCCGCACGAGGTACGGGTCATCGCCGTCCGCACCGGTCGGATCGGCCAGACGCTCTGGTCCGTGCCGGACCGCCGGCCGTTGGTCCGTACCGACCGGTTACTGGTGGTCGCCACCCGGGCCGGGCTGGCCGCGCTGCTCGCCCGTGCCGCGCCCTCGGCCGACCCGCC
The Micromonospora pisi DNA segment above includes these coding regions:
- a CDS encoding potassium channel protein, whose product is MSGDPPPAAQVPGTRVPEPAERGRAGHFIVWGDNPLARRLVAELMDTYHAPVTVIVGSMSAGQAPEIAGLRPENDDPALRPVVVVAPRLNQEVLRYAGVDRAAALALVGRDDIDNVDAAMMAREVSPTVRIVVRIFNPILGEGVAAMLGDCDVLSGSEIAAPAFVAAALGDDTPRYVRLPDELLMAVNRERITDPDDILCGLAVTGGGTDPVTLPEPDDTADLVLARVTGRRPRPVPRRRRRPLRTTRLLLDRKLRLALGTVAGLLLTGTLTLSVLRDLSFWQAVYLTAVTTLGGADADLEGSAAEQAVQLVLVLAGVALIPAVTVLLVGLVVNVRLALAAGELTEPITNHVVVVGLGNIGTRVIEELHALGIGVVAVDRAADARGVQVARDLGIPVLVRNANSAETLRAASVQTCRALVVLCRDDVTNLETALLARSVHRAAQEAAGSTSAEGRAPLRVVLRLFDEEFAGRIKRSFGIDISRSVSYLAAPAFAAALLGRGVIDTVSVGRRVLLIAEIPVGAGSAIEGEFCPEISRPHEVRVIAVRTGRIGQTLWSVPDRRPLVRTDRLLVVATRAGLAALLARAAPSADPPPLVEPRPLPLLAQPRPKPS
- a CDS encoding FAD-binding oxidoreductase, whose product is MSDLEEELRAIVGTAHLLVDPDLRDAYETDWTRRFTGSARCVVRPADTAEVAAVVRACATAGVPMVVQGGNTGLVGGGVPAGGEVLVSLTRLTALEPVDEIEGQVTVGAGVTLEKLQAHARPAGLDVGVDLAARSSATIGGMVATNAGGIRVLRYGSMRDQLTGLEAVLPDGTVITRLAGLAKDNTGYDLTQLLAGSEGTLAIITRVRLRLVPLLPARAVALVAVDGTDAALTLLAAARGRLSTLAAAEICYPEGMELVRSYGRLPAPFDAEYPAYVLLECAGHTDPTDELLDMLGECAAVEDATVASDVAGRARLWAYRETHTEAINTAGVPTKLDICVPLRELSGLVAVLSETVEAVAPGARTILFGHLGEGNLHVNVLDAGEHAEQVTDVVLRQVAQRRGSISSEHGVGRAKAEWLSLSRSAEEIDVLRRIKSALDPAGVLNPGVLLPTPADDNVRG
- the serA gene encoding phosphoglycerate dehydrogenase — translated: MIDQGKTRVLLLENIHPDAVTRLESEGFLVESLRNALDEDELIARIEGVHLLGIRSKTQVTARVLAAAPQLVGVGAFCIGTDQIDLATASAAGIAAFNAPFSNTRSVVELALAEIIMLARRLPEKNAGMHAGVWDKAANGSHEVRGRTLGIVGYGNIGAQLSVLAENLGMQVYFYDTADKLALGNAKRCDSLNELLEVAETVTLHVDGRPGNSGFFGEEQFARMRPRSLFLNLSRGFVIDYAALRDNLVSGHLAGAGIDVFPNEPKGRGDEFTSELRGLPNVILTPHIGGSTEEAQADIGGFVANKLAQFVTEGNTTLSVNLPAIQLPKATGTHRIAHTHHNTPGVLAQVNSILAEHAVNIEGQLLATRGEYGYLLTDLGAGYTEDVVLQLRAMSQTIRLRELS